In Syntrophales bacterium, a single genomic region encodes these proteins:
- a CDS encoding glycosyltransferase family 4 protein, with amino-acid sequence MKDSLSICLLTYRGNPTSGGQGVYIRYLGRALRDLGHRVTVISGPPYPELDDGVILEKLPGLDLYNPDHLFKPEKPSDLLVPINQLEFLIMSLGGFPEPLTFGWRVFHYFRIKKPRFDVVHDNQCLSYGILGLPLLGYPTLATIHHPITVDRDMELRAAFSRFKKFKIRRWYSFLKMQKRVARRLEPIITVSECSKWDISRDFRAASGRFRVVPNGINTDFFYPLPKIRRAGNSILVTNSADTPLKGLRYLLEALASIRKHRKVKLTVVGKPKKNGTIERMVQDLSLCDCVTFTGRIKYEEFAGYYAKATMAVIPSLYEGFGMPAGEAMACGVPIISTTGGALPEVVGDAGILVPPGDSAALERAIVDLLDNPGKRRKLGKAGLQRVRDSFTWRHAALKTTDIYREAIDAHG; translated from the coding sequence GTGAAGGATTCCCTCTCCATATGCCTGCTGACCTATCGCGGCAATCCAACCAGCGGTGGACAAGGTGTCTATATCAGGTATCTCGGCAGAGCCTTGCGGGATCTGGGGCACCGGGTGACGGTGATCTCGGGGCCGCCCTATCCCGAGCTGGATGACGGAGTGATTCTTGAGAAGCTTCCCGGGCTTGACCTGTACAACCCGGATCATCTCTTCAAACCGGAAAAACCGTCGGATCTCCTGGTTCCGATAAACCAGCTCGAGTTCCTCATAATGTCCCTCGGCGGCTTTCCGGAGCCTTTGACTTTCGGGTGGCGTGTATTTCATTATTTCAGAATTAAAAAGCCCCGCTTCGATGTGGTTCACGACAACCAGTGTCTCTCCTACGGGATTCTCGGTCTTCCTCTGCTCGGCTACCCGACATTGGCAACGATTCATCACCCCATCACCGTGGATCGCGACATGGAACTGCGGGCGGCCTTCTCACGGTTCAAAAAATTCAAGATCAGGCGATGGTATTCCTTCCTGAAGATGCAGAAGCGGGTGGCCCGCAGGCTCGAACCTATCATAACCGTGTCCGAATGTTCAAAATGGGATATAAGCCGGGATTTTCGTGCCGCTTCGGGACGATTTCGCGTGGTTCCCAACGGTATCAACACGGATTTTTTCTATCCCCTGCCGAAGATCCGCCGTGCCGGCAACAGCATCCTTGTCACCAACAGCGCTGATACGCCCCTGAAGGGTTTGCGGTACCTTCTGGAGGCCCTGGCCTCGATCAGGAAACACCGAAAGGTGAAACTGACCGTGGTGGGAAAGCCGAAAAAGAATGGAACCATCGAACGAATGGTGCAGGACCTGTCACTTTGTGATTGCGTTACCTTCACGGGCAGAATAAAATACGAAGAATTTGCCGGTTATTACGCGAAGGCGACCATGGCCGTCATACCGTCCCTGTACGAAGGATTCGGTATGCCCGCCGGTGAAGCCATGGCATGTGGCGTTCCCATCATAAGCACCACAGGCGGCGCGCTTCCCGAAGTCGTGGGGGATGCGGGCATACTGGTACCGCCGGGGGACTCCGCCGCCCTCGAGAGGGCCATCGTTGATCTTCTCGACAATCCCGGCAAGCGCAGGAAGCTCGGGAAAGCAGGTCTTCAAAGAGTTCGGGATTCCTTTACCTGGCGACACGCTGCCTTGAAAACAACAGACATCTACCGGGAAGCGATCGATGCTCACGGCTGA
- a CDS encoding B12-binding domain-containing radical SAM protein, protein MKVAIIAPPYPLEEAPSPPLGVTYVAAAFEAAGADVRIFDYIVSQYSREKLGRQLEEFNPRVVGATSVTMNFHVAAGIIRDVKEIEPSIMTIMGGPHVSFDAVNTLERYPEVDLIVIGEGESTIANLMRVIEDGEDLSSVKGIAFRRGGDIVVTEPRELIQNLDSLPLPARHLLPISRYQALGFPVSIITSRGCPNSCIFCLGRRMVGKRVRNRNALSVADEIETILGLGFSRINVADDLFTADAVKVHAVCEEIFSRGLRFSWSAFSRVNTITREMLSIMRKAGCDAISFGIESGNKDMLKRIRKGITLEQAREAVQICKDEGVLAHASFMVGLPGETPETLEETKRFAESLDIFYGYHFFAPFPGTTVRDRLAMYDIEILTDDWSRYDANSAIVRTSALTADDMNRFVKDFETRLMGRMNDAIRRYREGIATEEERSGIEGRLRTEIMYRILSEDLVERYGTIGPDDSGSGGNSATGHLCGGITAATGCDAGLVYRTVESLVGQGHLVAGESERGRVWNWSTRVGTCSSEH, encoded by the coding sequence ATGAAGGTTGCCATAATCGCTCCCCCCTATCCCCTGGAAGAAGCCCCTTCGCCACCCCTGGGCGTCACCTACGTGGCGGCCGCTTTTGAAGCGGCAGGTGCGGACGTCAGGATATTCGATTACATCGTTTCACAATACAGCCGGGAAAAACTCGGACGGCAGCTGGAAGAGTTCAATCCCCGCGTGGTTGGAGCCACGTCGGTTACCATGAACTTTCATGTCGCGGCGGGGATCATACGGGACGTGAAAGAGATTGAACCGTCGATCATGACCATCATGGGCGGTCCCCATGTTTCTTTCGACGCGGTTAACACTCTTGAACGCTATCCCGAAGTTGACCTGATCGTCATAGGCGAGGGAGAGTCCACTATAGCGAACCTGATGAGGGTCATTGAGGACGGAGAAGACCTCTCGTCAGTGAAGGGTATCGCCTTCCGACGCGGCGGCGATATCGTAGTGACCGAGCCCAGGGAACTGATTCAGAACCTCGATTCCCTCCCTCTGCCGGCACGGCACCTGCTGCCGATTTCCCGCTACCAGGCGCTTGGATTCCCCGTCAGTATCATTACCAGTCGGGGATGTCCGAACTCCTGCATATTCTGCCTGGGACGACGCATGGTGGGTAAGCGCGTGCGCAACCGGAACGCGCTGTCCGTGGCGGATGAGATCGAGACCATCCTGGGGTTGGGTTTTTCACGTATTAACGTTGCCGATGATCTGTTCACGGCGGACGCCGTCAAGGTCCATGCTGTCTGTGAAGAGATTTTCAGTCGCGGGCTACGGTTTTCTTGGAGCGCCTTTTCACGAGTCAACACGATTACCCGGGAAATGCTTTCGATCATGCGGAAGGCAGGTTGTGACGCGATCAGTTTCGGTATCGAATCGGGAAACAAAGACATGCTGAAACGGATTCGCAAGGGGATAACCCTGGAGCAGGCCCGTGAGGCGGTTCAGATATGCAAGGATGAGGGTGTGCTCGCCCACGCGTCCTTCATGGTGGGCCTTCCCGGAGAGACGCCGGAGACCCTGGAGGAAACGAAGCGATTTGCCGAAAGCCTCGATATTTTTTATGGGTACCATTTTTTTGCCCCCTTCCCGGGGACAACCGTACGGGACCGACTTGCTATGTATGACATTGAAATCCTCACCGACGACTGGAGCCGCTATGACGCGAACAGTGCTATTGTTCGAACGTCGGCACTGACAGCCGATGATATGAACCGTTTTGTAAAAGATTTCGAGACCAGGTTGATGGGGCGGATGAACGATGCAATCCGCCGCTATCGTGAGGGGATCGCAACGGAAGAAGAACGCTCGGGTATCGAGGGCAGGCTGCGAACGGAAATAATGTATCGCATACTGTCGGAAGATCTGGTTGAGCGGTACGGCACCATCGGTCCCGATGATTCCGGAAGCGGCGGGAACAGCGCCACGGGGCATCTCTGCGGGGGAATAACCGCGGCTACGGGCTGTGACGCCGGCCTCGTTTACAGAACGGTGGAAAGCCTCGTCGGCCAGGGCCATCTCGTTGCCGGTGAGTCGGAACGGGGGCGTGTCTGGAACTGGTCCACCCGTGTCGGTACCTGCTCATCCGAGCATTGA
- a CDS encoding sodium ion-translocating decarboxylase subunit beta, whose amino-acid sequence MDSGIFREIILNTGFMNLTLGNIIMWAIALLFIFLAIRKNYEPLLLVPIGFGMFIVNLPLSGLMDEGGLLWVPYTYAIDRFDLIPPIIFMGIGAMTDFRPVLANPKTLLLGAAAQFGVYITFFGALMLGFSLPEAASIGIIGGADGPTTIFLTSKLAPHLLGATAVAAYSYMALVPIIQPPIMKLLTTRAERRIRMKSLRHVSKLEAIGFPLVATLIICLLIPAATPLVGMFMVGNLFKESGVVERLSSTAQNELINIVTIFLGLCIGATMPAAVFLRPESLFIFALGMVAFSFSTAAGIVMAKIMNLFLTNKLNPLIGAAGVSAVPMAARVAQIVARNEDKGNFILMQAMGPNVAGVIGTLAAAGLFLSMLG is encoded by the coding sequence ATGGATTCAGGCATATTTCGCGAAATCATTCTTAACACGGGATTCATGAACCTGACGCTCGGCAACATTATAATGTGGGCAATAGCCCTGTTGTTCATCTTCCTCGCAATCAGAAAAAACTATGAACCCCTGTTGCTGGTCCCCATCGGTTTCGGAATGTTTATCGTGAACCTTCCCCTGTCGGGTCTCATGGATGAAGGCGGCCTTCTCTGGGTTCCTTATACCTACGCCATTGACCGTTTCGACCTGATTCCACCGATCATCTTCATGGGTATCGGCGCCATGACGGATTTTCGTCCCGTTCTGGCCAATCCGAAAACACTGCTTCTCGGCGCGGCGGCTCAATTCGGCGTGTACATAACCTTCTTCGGAGCCCTCATGCTGGGGTTTTCCCTGCCTGAAGCGGCTTCTATCGGGATCATCGGGGGGGCGGACGGACCAACGACCATATTCCTTACTTCAAAGCTCGCGCCCCATCTTCTGGGCGCCACGGCAGTGGCCGCCTACTCCTACATGGCCCTTGTCCCCATTATTCAGCCGCCCATCATGAAGCTGTTGACCACCCGGGCGGAGCGCCGGATCAGGATGAAGAGCCTGCGTCACGTGAGCAAGCTCGAGGCAATCGGATTTCCTCTGGTAGCGACCTTGATTATCTGCCTCCTGATTCCCGCCGCTACGCCACTGGTCGGCATGTTTATGGTGGGCAACCTGTTCAAGGAATCCGGTGTGGTCGAACGTCTCTCTTCGACGGCTCAAAACGAGTTGATAAACATCGTTACCATATTCCTGGGACTGTGCATCGGAGCCACCATGCCGGCGGCGGTCTTTTTAAGACCCGAGTCCCTGTTCATATTCGCCCTCGGCATGGTTGCCTTCTCTTTCAGTACGGCGGCAGGCATCGTCATGGCCAAGATTATGAACCTCTTCCTGACGAACAAGTTAAATCCCCTCATCGGGGCTGCCGGCGTGTCGGCCGTACCCATGGCCGCCCGTGTGGCTCAGATTGTCGCGCGAAACGAAGACAAGGGCAATTTCATCCTTATGCAGGCCATGGGACCCAACGTCGCGGGCGTGATAGGGACTTTAGCGGCTGCAGGGCTCTTTCTTTCAATGCTCGGATGA
- a CDS encoding class I SAM-dependent methyltransferase: protein MLTADLSRLRMSPGTVILDAGCGAGRHACEAWRLRGINVVAVDMNADDVWRTTYTLKAMDDETEERRDTFWGTSVTDITALPFRDAFFDVVICSEVLEHVPDSEKAVREMVRVLKPGKDMVVSVPRYLPERICWALSDEYHHEPGGHIRIFKNNELLGLLSRAGLRCRRREYRHALHSPYWWLKCFVGHRREDSTSVNLYRKFLEWDIMERPVAARILDRLLNPLMAKSIVYYLTKG, encoded by the coding sequence ATGCTCACGGCTGACCTGTCCAGGCTGCGCATGTCGCCGGGAACGGTCATTCTTGACGCAGGGTGCGGTGCCGGCCGTCATGCGTGCGAGGCCTGGCGGCTCCGGGGCATTAATGTCGTTGCCGTGGACATGAATGCTGATGATGTGTGGAGAACGACCTATACACTCAAGGCCATGGACGATGAAACGGAGGAGCGGCGGGACACCTTCTGGGGAACATCCGTGACGGATATTACCGCACTGCCCTTCAGGGACGCCTTCTTCGATGTGGTCATCTGTTCCGAAGTTCTCGAACATGTACCGGACAGTGAAAAAGCCGTCAGGGAAATGGTCCGGGTATTGAAGCCGGGGAAGGATATGGTGGTCAGCGTGCCTCGCTATCTTCCCGAACGGATATGCTGGGCACTTTCCGATGAGTACCATCATGAACCGGGTGGTCACATACGCATTTTTAAAAACAATGAATTGCTCGGTCTGCTGAGCCGTGCGGGCCTTCGATGTCGGCGCAGGGAATACCGCCATGCCCTCCATTCTCCTTATTGGTGGCTGAAGTGTTTCGTGGGTCACAGACGCGAAGATTCCACTTCAGTCAACCTGTACAGGAAATTTCTCGAGTGGGATATCATGGAGCGTCCCGTGGCCGCCAGAATACTGGACAGGCTCCTGAACCCTCTTATGGCCAAGAGCATTGTCTACTACCTCACGAAGGGTTGA